A genome region from Chloroherpetonaceae bacterium includes the following:
- a CDS encoding DUF2085 domain-containing protein, translated as MRQTIVCGETKSGVALGRAKLLVTGCVIGLLGLAAAAPYLAAQGFPECYSVFHSVCHQIGERCFYIGEKPMALCVRCTGIYAGIAVGAWLYAPHKKQRRRWLLGLLAACAVLGIDVSAEAMGLYHNFKAWRFITGLFFGAALSPFLTSALAEQLCRSKSHEASYNGS; from the coding sequence GTGAGACAAACAATAGTCTGCGGCGAAACAAAGTCGGGTGTCGCACTGGGACGAGCGAAGTTACTGGTAACGGGGTGTGTAATAGGGTTGCTGGGCTTGGCTGCAGCAGCGCCTTACTTAGCGGCGCAGGGTTTCCCAGAGTGTTACAGCGTATTCCATAGCGTCTGCCACCAAATTGGGGAACGATGTTTCTACATTGGTGAAAAACCGATGGCGCTCTGCGTGCGATGCACTGGCATCTATGCAGGTATTGCCGTGGGAGCGTGGCTGTATGCACCGCACAAAAAGCAGCGTCGCCGCTGGCTTCTGGGACTGCTTGCAGCCTGCGCCGTATTAGGCATAGATGTCAGCGCAGAGGCAATGGGTCTCTACCACAATTTCAAAGCATGGCGATTCATAACAGGACTTTTCTTCGGCGCAGCACTCTCGCCATTCCTAACCAGTGCACTCGCCGAGCAGCTTTGCCGAAGCAAAAGCCATGAGGCGTCCTACAATGGCAGTTAG
- a CDS encoding DUF393 domain-containing protein, with protein MLQKPILIYDGICNLCIRLIRFLEPMNQSSEGGRVMFVPFQKAEEWIARFNLSPSALQATLHFIDRDGKVYVRGKAIEKLSEYFPLLRIGGAFFSTELGEALYKVVAQNRYEVFGCADECYVAQNPEKPPARGVE; from the coding sequence ATGCTACAGAAACCAATTCTCATTTACGATGGCATTTGCAACTTGTGCATTCGCCTGATTCGATTCTTAGAGCCAATGAATCAATCAAGTGAAGGTGGACGAGTGATGTTTGTGCCATTTCAGAAAGCAGAAGAGTGGATAGCAAGATTTAATTTGTCGCCAAGCGCCTTGCAGGCTACCCTACATTTCATTGACCGAGACGGCAAGGTGTATGTGAGAGGTAAAGCTATTGAAAAACTGAGCGAGTATTTCCCGCTGCTCAGAATAGGTGGCGCATTTTTTTCGACTGAACTGGGAGAAGCACTCTACAAAGTAGTGGCGCAAAATCGCTATGAAGTCTTTGGATGCGCAGATGAATGCTATGTGGCTCAAAACCCAGAGAAGCCACCAGCACGCGGAGTAGAGTAA
- a CDS encoding M48 family metallopeptidase, with product MWGFYRDEQSFWSLRLIIALVIVVISLVSYFSTCERNPITGKTQFVDLTPGQEIALGLKATPQMIRQYGGLHPDKALQDLIDKVGHRIVQKSAAGATAWKFEFHLLNDPKTVNAFALPGGQVFITTGLYNRLQTEGQLAGVLGHEIGHVVARHSSQRLAKNKLTQGLTGAVAVATGDASATQIAAVIGELVGMSYSRDEELESDALGVRFMSEAGYDPRAMIEVMKILDQATGGARPPEFFSTHPNPENRIQRIQAEIQKLYPLGVPNHLIK from the coding sequence ATGTGGGGTTTCTATCGTGATGAACAATCTTTTTGGTCGCTGCGCCTCATCATTGCGCTTGTAATTGTGGTTATTTCGCTGGTCTCATACTTTTCCACATGCGAGCGAAATCCTATCACAGGCAAAACCCAGTTTGTTGACCTAACGCCCGGTCAGGAAATTGCATTGGGCTTAAAAGCCACGCCACAGATGATTCGCCAATATGGCGGCTTGCACCCCGATAAAGCTTTGCAGGACTTGATTGACAAGGTTGGACATCGCATTGTGCAAAAGAGCGCTGCAGGAGCAACGGCGTGGAAGTTTGAGTTTCATCTCCTTAACGACCCCAAGACGGTCAATGCGTTTGCCCTGCCCGGCGGACAAGTCTTCATCACCACTGGGCTTTACAACCGTCTGCAAACTGAAGGGCAATTAGCAGGTGTGCTTGGACATGAGATTGGGCACGTGGTAGCTCGCCATAGCTCACAGCGACTTGCGAAAAATAAGCTTACACAAGGTCTCACAGGCGCTGTGGCGGTTGCCACTGGTGATGCTTCAGCTACACAGATAGCAGCTGTCATCGGCGAACTAGTTGGAATGAGCTACAGTCGTGACGAAGAGTTGGAATCTGACGCTCTTGGCGTACGTTTTATGTCCGAAGCAGGCTACGACCCACGCGCCATGATTGAAGTGATGAAAATTTTAGACCAAGCGACTGGTGGCGCACGTCCGCCTGAATTTTTCAGCACTCACCCGAACCCTGAAAACCGAATTCAGAGAATCCAAGCCGAAATTCAAAAGCTCTATCCACTGGGCGTGCCTAATCACCTTATCAAGTAA
- a CDS encoding leucyl aminopeptidase has product MKVSVSKVDIRTQALDAAGFLVAKTNRQEELSRLAETLGLNASGLNGDFKANEEEVLMFYPRTQGIEATRVCLLGLGDLTSLEAIRKAAAAFATKAKDFQLAKVGIDLSNVEMLAKALGETPDYVAQAVVEGFEFGRYEYTALKTEKIKELKQGKAFKPEKKVELKELILFTTEQSFAAVKEGAEVGYVIATSQSAVRDLINAPSNYMTATDLANAAKASGKKYGYKVTVFGKEKLKQLGFGGLLGVNKGSSEPPTFSILEYKPSGKVRGRVAVIGKGVTFDTGGISLKPAENMGDMKADMSGAADVIGIVEIAARLKLPLHVIGAIPATDNKPSGTAQNPGDVLTTYSGITVEVDNTDAEGRLILADALTYIKEQYEPDAIIDLATLTGACVVALGNPVAGLFCNNDELADKLFKAGLRSGEKVWRMPLWDDYDKQIKSDVADVKNVGGRAAGAITAAKFLEKFIGDHRAWAHIDIAGPAFPSMGGKQSKGSSGFGVRLITEVLRSWNGQAQKN; this is encoded by the coding sequence ATGAAGGTAAGTGTCTCCAAAGTCGATATCCGCACGCAAGCCTTAGATGCAGCGGGCTTCTTAGTCGCAAAAACAAATCGTCAGGAAGAACTGAGCCGACTTGCAGAGACCTTAGGGCTAAATGCATCGGGGCTCAATGGCGATTTCAAAGCAAACGAAGAAGAAGTGTTGATGTTCTATCCCAGAACGCAGGGAATCGAGGCAACGCGCGTCTGTTTGCTAGGACTAGGTGACCTTACATCGCTTGAAGCCATTCGCAAAGCTGCAGCAGCCTTTGCAACCAAAGCAAAAGACTTTCAGCTGGCAAAGGTCGGCATTGACCTCTCTAATGTCGAGATGCTCGCCAAAGCATTAGGCGAAACGCCGGACTATGTGGCACAAGCCGTGGTAGAAGGCTTTGAATTTGGGCGATATGAGTACACCGCACTAAAGACGGAGAAAATAAAGGAACTGAAGCAGGGCAAAGCCTTCAAGCCTGAAAAGAAAGTGGAGCTAAAAGAACTGATTCTCTTTACAACCGAACAAAGCTTCGCAGCGGTGAAGGAAGGAGCAGAAGTAGGTTATGTAATTGCCACATCGCAATCGGCAGTGCGAGACCTGATTAATGCGCCAAGTAATTATATGACCGCAACAGACCTTGCGAATGCCGCAAAAGCCTCTGGGAAAAAGTATGGTTACAAGGTGACAGTATTCGGCAAGGAGAAGTTGAAGCAATTAGGATTTGGTGGGTTGCTGGGGGTCAATAAAGGGAGCAGTGAACCGCCCACCTTTTCGATTCTCGAATACAAACCCTCAGGCAAGGTTCGCGGCAGAGTGGCGGTGATTGGCAAAGGGGTCACGTTTGATACAGGCGGTATCTCGCTCAAGCCCGCAGAAAATATGGGCGATATGAAAGCTGATATGTCCGGTGCAGCAGATGTCATTGGTATTGTTGAGATTGCCGCGCGCTTAAAGCTGCCGCTGCATGTGATTGGGGCCATTCCAGCAACCGACAATAAGCCTAGCGGCACAGCACAAAACCCAGGTGATGTGCTCACTACATACTCAGGCATCACGGTTGAGGTCGATAACACGGATGCCGAAGGTCGTTTGATTTTGGCAGATGCCCTAACCTACATCAAAGAGCAGTATGAGCCAGATGCAATCATTGACCTTGCCACGCTAACGGGGGCTTGCGTGGTAGCACTCGGTAACCCGGTGGCGGGGCTATTCTGCAACAACGATGAACTAGCCGATAAGCTCTTCAAAGCAGGCTTGCGCTCAGGTGAAAAGGTCTGGCGAATGCCACTCTGGGACGATTACGACAAGCAAATTAAGTCAGATGTAGCAGATGTGAAGAATGTGGGCGGTCGGGCAGCAGGTGCAATCACCGCAGCAAAATTTCTTGAGAAATTCATCGGCGACCACCGTGCATGGGCGCACATTGACATTGCAGGACCTGCATTTCCCTCGATGGGTGGTAAGCAGAGCAAAGGCAGCTCTGGCTTTGGCGTCAGACTGATTACAGAGGTGCTCCGAAGCTGGAATGGACAGGCACAAAAAAATTGA
- a CDS encoding exonuclease SbcCD subunit D, giving the protein MKSLSSKSGKRMKVLHTADIHIGYDTHGRLDAKTGLNSRWLDVKRSFEFMVEKAIEEDIDLFLFCGDAYRDAMPTPTEQRIFTAAVRPLLERQIPVVCIVGNHDHPVSFGRANALQVFPDLNGLIYLFDKPRAQDFETKSGKVRIVGLPWASKSALAGLKQHAHKTDEELRAEMHEIYIEFIEAQAEEAKELPYPVILAGHLHVDVAALSEGSERIQFGRDPMFGVASLAKRAFSYVALGHIHKHQDLNPGAVERGEPPVVYSGSIERISFSEANDPKGFVIVEFDDQKRAHYRFVETPARRFLDIAIDVRAEETPMQKVKKELEKYCASESIVRVRIACKPAQQREIDFKAIKDQLSSAFNILPIQLIVDEERATAQPVINKAMSMREALVRYIDVKRHDLVQKKEKLLAKFDELAAS; this is encoded by the coding sequence ATGAAAAGCCTTTCAAGCAAAAGCGGAAAACGAATGAAGGTTTTGCATACGGCGGATATTCACATTGGCTACGACACGCACGGACGATTAGATGCGAAAACAGGATTGAACTCGCGCTGGCTGGATGTCAAGCGAAGTTTTGAGTTTATGGTCGAGAAAGCCATAGAAGAAGACATTGACCTGTTTCTCTTCTGCGGTGACGCATATCGCGATGCAATGCCAACACCTACGGAGCAGAGAATTTTCACTGCAGCCGTGCGTCCTCTACTGGAGCGCCAAATCCCAGTGGTGTGCATTGTCGGCAATCATGACCACCCTGTTTCATTCGGCAGAGCCAATGCGCTGCAAGTTTTCCCTGACCTGAATGGGCTAATCTACTTATTTGATAAGCCGAGAGCTCAAGATTTTGAGACTAAATCTGGTAAGGTGCGAATAGTTGGCTTGCCGTGGGCTTCAAAAAGTGCGCTAGCAGGTCTGAAACAACATGCACACAAAACTGACGAAGAGCTGCGCGCAGAAATGCATGAGATTTACATTGAGTTCATTGAAGCGCAAGCAGAAGAAGCAAAAGAGCTGCCCTATCCAGTGATTTTGGCAGGGCATCTCCATGTCGATGTAGCAGCGCTGAGTGAAGGCTCGGAGCGCATTCAGTTTGGTAGAGACCCAATGTTCGGCGTAGCGTCGCTGGCAAAGCGGGCGTTCAGCTATGTGGCGCTGGGGCACATTCACAAGCATCAAGATTTGAACCCGGGCGCAGTGGAGCGTGGCGAACCGCCAGTCGTCTATTCAGGCAGCATTGAGCGCATCAGCTTCTCAGAGGCAAATGACCCAAAGGGCTTTGTGATTGTGGAGTTCGATGACCAGAAGCGCGCTCATTATCGCTTTGTAGAGACGCCAGCGCGGCGTTTTCTGGATATTGCGATAGATGTCAGAGCGGAAGAGACGCCGATGCAAAAGGTAAAGAAGGAGCTGGAAAAATACTGTGCCAGTGAGTCAATCGTACGGGTTCGCATTGCTTGCAAGCCAGCGCAGCAGCGAGAAATTGACTTTAAGGCAATCAAAGATCAGCTCAGTAGTGCATTCAACATTTTGCCGATTCAACTCATCGTAGATGAAGAAAGGGCGACCGCACAGCCAGTGATTAACAAAGCAATGTCAATGAGAGAAGCACTAGTGCGTTACATTGATGTAAAGCGGCATGACCTTGTGCAAAAGAAAGAAAAGCTACTTGCAAAGTTTGATGAGTTGGCGGCAAGCTGA